The Lathyrus oleraceus cultivar Zhongwan6 chromosome 5, CAAS_Psat_ZW6_1.0, whole genome shotgun sequence genome includes the window TCAAAACAACCAAAAACATGAATAAACAGGTAAAAAAAGTAATCAAAATATGGGACATAATGGTTATGGTATATTACTTTTCGACATGTTTCTTCATGAAGCTCTTCCTTGTTAGGTGCCTTATGGAAATACAGGTAACCCCCAAATATTTCATCTGAACCTTCTCCGGAAAGAACCATTTTCACTCCCAATGATTTGATTTTCCTAGACATGAGAAACATTGGAGTACTTGCTCTCACAGTTGTCACATCATATGTTTCAGTATGGTAAATGACTTCCTCAAGTGCATCTATACCTTCCTGATACAGCCAAAATTAAATATTACCCGAGTTAGCAATAAGAATCTCATCTGCACAAGGTAAAAAATGATGAGAAAATATGTGAGACGGTTACCTGAACCGTGAAATGAAGTTCGTGGTGACGAGTGCCAAGATAATCTGCTACCTCTTTTGCAGCTTTCAAATCCGGAGAACCCTGAATGATGGAAAAATCATGCCATAAAGCATATGAATGCTAATATACGGCTAGACCTGAACGGTGGATAATACAACTCATTTTCACCAAAAACAGGAAATAAGTCTGACCTTTAAACCAATGCAGAAAGTATGTAACTGTGATCCCCACTGACGAGCAGCATCAGATTGAGCCAAATATCGATTGGCCACCGCAGCAACAAGTGATGAGTCCAATCCTCCAGACAAAAGAACTCCAAAAGGGACATCAGTCATGAGTCTTTTAACTACAGCCTGCATGATATCACAGTTAAAATAAGTAAATAGTTAAAAGGGGTGTCAGTAAGGTTATCAGTTAGTCTGTGGCTCAAGTACATCAAAAGAAGTCACTATATGTAAAAGGAAAACCGGTGTTGTCAATCGTGGATAGCGAAAAATAGATGTCTGTTCAAATTCCGCTATGCAACAGTGCTATAGCAGCACTCTAATCCCCATTTGACAACACTTTACATTAAGTAGACAAATAGTGTATTGCAAAACAATAGTAATCTGTTCAAATTCTGCTATACTACAGTGCCGCTATTTAACAAAGCAGAGTAGAACCGTGACGGAAGTCAATGGATAAGACAGTAATAGCTTACCCTCTCAAAAGTCTCACGCAAAATCGTTGGATCATAGGGTGTTGATGGAATTTGCTCCGAGAACCATGTTGGATTGTACCACCTTCTTAATCCTCCTGCAAATACAACAAATTTTAACAGGATAGGTAAATGTCTATAATATGTTAGTGTAAAATTTAGACCATAAAAGGAGAAACAAATTGGAAATTGAATTACAAGATTAATCATTAACATAATATAGAATAAATGACATTATCTATACCCTGTTTGCTGGAATATATATGCCCCGGAGGAAAACATATTAATCTCTCACAGTCATCAACCAGAGCCTTCATTTCAGATGCAAACCATATTGATCCTGCAAATAAATCAGCACTTCAATCGATAATATATCTACTTCGATCATTTGATAAAGATGCAAGAACAACAAGCATGCCAAGCTACCGCAAAATAAAAAAGCCATTCACATGCCCAAGTGAATATGTTCCACAGCACAAGAAGCATTGAATGACATAACAAAGTAATCCTTATGTTTATACATATATGTAGCAGAATATTCATCCATAATTTATAAGAAATCAGTTTATGCTATTAGTGTTCAATTAAATAGTAAATTGTTGACACAAACAGGGTCCAAGATGAAAATGTAAAATGctacaagaagaagaaaaaggaagATATATAGTATACCATCATGGCCCCAACCCAAGTAAAGAGGGGTAATTCCAATAGCATCACGAGCAGCAATAAAACTTTTATCTTTAGTGTCAAGTAGCACAAATGAGAACATCCCATCCAGCATATCAACAAACTCTTCACCATGTTCTTCATACTAATATAATAATAACTAGTcagaataaataaataaataaataaataaataaacaaaaaaaacTTAAATCCTTCATAATTCATGTGAAAAAAAAATATAGTAAAATGATAACAGAAAACGAAACTCATTCCAAAAACTTACAAGATGAGCAATGACTTCACAATCACTACCAGTTCTAAATTGATGAGAAGTCAGATTCTGTTTCAACTTCTTGTGGTTGTAGATCTCCCCATTTACCTAAAACATCAATAAAAAAATTGTTTCACTTTAACCTAACTACTTCTAAAGTTACATGTTAGCTACAAAAATAGGTGCATGCAAAGGAATGTAGTAATATTCTGTAATGAAACATTGAATTTCAAAGAATAAAAAAGAATATACATATAGATAGATAGAAAAACACATACTGTGACGATAACGGTTTTGTCTTCGTTGTAAAGAGGTTGATCTCCAGAAGTAGGGTCAACAATGGCGAGGCGTTGATGAGCAAGGTAACAATCTTGATGAGAATGCAAACCACTCCAATCAGGGCCTCTGTGTTTCAATCTGCGAGAGAGTTCGATGATGCGGGCGCGTTTGGAGATAGAGTTGTCGACTACGCCCAATACTGCTAAGATTCCGCACATGGCGGCTGCAAAGAACAAAACAAGGTCGAATCTGAGGAAATTAATATTTTATAAAGAAAAGTAGTACTAGTAAATGGGATACTGTTTAAGAATTTATATACTCGTTTTCAGGCACGCTTTTAAATAAAAGGAAATGTTTGATTAAAAAAATTGAATGATCCACGTTGGTCGGTGATGTTAAAAAAAACATTTCATTTTAGTCTTAAGAAACTGAGTCTTTAAACAAACTATATATAATCTAGAAACTTTTCGAGAATTTTTTTAATCACACTAAGACTTCATAATCATCATGTAAAATTATTgaaatgattttaatttttaaaaatgcATCTTTGAACATGTTTATTTATAAATGAACGTTAAAATGTTTTGAAGATATATCTCAAACCATTTTAAACAATCAATACAAATAATTCATAAGTCATTTATATTTGAAATATATCGAAAATGCATATTCGTGGATatttcggagatacatctccagAATGTATCAGAACAGATATTTAATGTTATAAGTTGTTTATCGGTGTTCATATGAAGTATAATATATGGTCGGAAAAAATTGAGGAACATAATAATAAAATACTACTATTGTATGTCGAAAATAAAATAGCAATACATGTCAAAAATATCGTAAGTTGAGATCCAAAAAGTAGTAAGACCCTCAAAATAAAGTACAAACTATAGTACTACAACAAAATAATAAGAGACTACTAATGTGTGTCTGACAACCTCTCATCTACCTCCCCTGTCATCAATCCCCCTATACTTTGGTGATGTCTCCGGTACAACAATGCCTCATGTGCCTCCGCCATGATGTCATGTAGGACTCGCCTGACACCAAACCCATCAGGGAAGACATCATCATCAATGTCTGCCCGCGCAATCTCTAATATGCGATAACACATAGGCAAGACATCAGCATTATGATCTAGTTGATCTTGTTCCTCCTCTAGTATCTCCTGATGAGCTAGTATCGGTGAATCTTCTAGAGCAGCGTGCACCATGTATGCATGTGACACCCTGAATAACCATCTGATGTACCCTTCGACGTAGCTATAGTCACTCTCAGATATGGTATCTCGTGTCTTCTCTGGTACCAAATGACTCTCATAATCATCGAACATATCCTTTATATGTCTACGTGTCAAGGCAGGATGAGAAGAGACGACAGGCTGTCTGGGAATGGTCTGAGTGTAGTCGAACTTCCGCATGACACGCTCGGGCAGATGAGGAGCAGTAAGATGCGATCTGCAGACCAACCATCCAAAGTATATCACTATCTCGTCAAATGGTCGTGTATGACAACGATCAATGTAGTTGTTGAAGTGCATGTCATTAGCAACCAAACAGTCAATATACTTTAAAAGGATCGTCTGTGGTTCCCCCTGGGTGGGATAAAAGCAGTAGCACGCGACATAAGCTTGGTGTACTTATGCACATTCGCCCAGCTAGCGATGCGCGGGAAGTGCTAGAGGATCCAAGCCTGAAATAAAAAAGTTTGAAACACACGAATCATCAGCAATGGGTATGCAAATATGAAGTGAAAATGACAAAAAAACATTCAAAGATCAGGAATTATTACCACTAGTGGTGTCATGCTTCCTGTGACATGTTTCGTCTTCCACAAATAGCCATCTCTCAACTTCGAATACAAGTAGACCAAGCATGTCTCCCCCTAGTTGTACTCATGAGTCCATTGTAGACCTATGAAGTACTATAGGTAGACGACGTCAGTATAAGTGGCACTCTTGTCCATACGAATCAAAGTGCCAACCAAAAACATCATGTATGCTCTCAATGCATACGATTTATGGATCGCCACCTACTCAGCATCACCATAAGCCTGCTCTGCTATATGGATCTCAATCGCATAGATGTTCCTCAGGAACTCAAATTTAGCATGAGCACCCCTGGTTCTATCCACCTCTTTCATCGCCTTCTCTAGATCATCCCTCAGATACTCTACCATCATCTCGATTGCCTCGTCTTTGGTAATCCTCACATGATTGAGGAATCTCCCCCTAATCGAAAGATGTAACAAACACGAGATATCGTCTagtgtgatagacatctcaccaTGCGGGAGATAAAACGACAAGGTCTTAGAGTGTCATCTCTTCACAAATGCATTAAGCATCTCGTGGTTGACTAGAGTGTAACTGATCGTACACAAGTCCTTTAAGCAAGATAAGGTCAGAACCGACTGAAACCAATCCTCATTCGACTAAGGCAATGCATCAATCTTCCTTATGTGGTTAACAAACTTCTAGGGACCACACTCCTGAAATTTGTCAGAAATAATCAATATCAGGAATAATCAATGTAAAAAATTATCAATGTTAGAAATTATCAATGTCAGCAATTAAAATTTAGGTTAAAAAAAATACAACTAATGATACCTATATGTCCCAAATATGTATAGTAGTAAGTAAGGACAAATCAATTGAACCTCCTCCAAAAGCCTATGGCTTGACATTTGCAATGGTCTCACCCTCCATAGGTGGCACTAGATCAGCAACATCATTGGTGGGAGGTGGGACTGAAACAGTAGCATCATCCATAAGAGGTGGCACTGGTGAATCCTAGCGCATGCGGAGGGATGGGGGAAGTGACGCGTCAGATGGTGAATCTCGTCTCCTACGGGAATAAGAATGTGAAGTAATTTAAGAAGAAGCACGAGCCCCAAAGGTAGACAGCTCTGCCTAACGAGATGTACCTGGAGCATCCAGAACCTACTGGCTCTGCTCCCACCGAACAGATGCATGTTGAGCAACCCTGTCGTGCCTCAGTATATCATGTATGTAAGCTATTATGCATGTAAGTTAAAGTAAGGCATACCATTATTGCACACAAACAACACATACAAGcaagaatatatatatatatatatatatatatatatatatatatatatatatatatatatatatatatatatatatatatatatatatatatatatatatatatatatatatatatatatataagaaaaatttggagatgcatctccggaatttCTTTTAATATATGAAACGCTGAACaattctggagatgcatctccggaatgTTCTGCAACTCAGAAGTTGCGTCAATGACGAATGTACCACATGCAAGTTGAAAAAAATATGTTATGATCATCATTTTCAGCCAACAAACAACTTATATACTATGTCAAAATTATGTTACATGCGATTTCTACACTTTCTAACCCTAATCATTAATTTCTACTCATTTACATTAAAACTCAAATATTATCGAAAACTCGAAAAAGTTACTTGAAATTGTAGCAGTTACTCCTCAGCACAATGTCTCGACCTTGAGTTCAGTCTGCTGCACATATTTCGATGGTGGAGATACATAATTGGTCCTATGAAAACCAACGTTAAGGCTATTTTTGGACCAAAATATGTTCGACCATGTTAGTTATATTATTTCCCCCCAAAGTTGTTTTGTTGGACGTTCCTAAGCACTTGGTCGACATTCTGGTCTCTTTGCACCATAATTATCTCTCGGCCATTTTGGGTTTGGTTGCCTTCGATTAATCTCGATGGAAGTTGTTCGACAAGCACCTGATTATTAGGTAATGGTACAGTTGGCGCTTGAGGCGCACCAAAAAAGTCAACAATTCTACCCATCGGTGGGCAAACTGCTTATAACTTTGGGTTGTGTTCTGAGTTAATGGATGAAACACATTACTTATTTGTTGCATTAACATGTTCACCATCTCGTGAATACTTTCATCCATTTGTTTCCTCGTGAACATAAGAGAGTTTGTATCAAGCCTAACATTCCTGGAGGAACATATCAAAATCCTCCTCTTGGTTGTACCATTCGGCCAGAGTTGCTTATGGTAGATCCTGACGCCAAATGTGGATTTATGGGTGACATCATTGCCGCATCATTCTGCAAACGTCGTAGCTTGAACTTGCAAACCTACCATCATGGCAGTTGACATTCCATATGGGTAATCTCTAGTGACTGGAGGTAGTGTAAAACTTGGAACATAAGGGGCGTAGAAGTTCCCTACAACAGCCAGAATAACCATGGGGGTAGTTAGGATATTCTCTACTAGTGGTAACGAGACTACCACTTTAGGTAATGATGTCGAAGTCGTTACTGGGATCAGAATTGTACATGTGACTCTAGCAGAGTTTGATGTCCATGTGGTACCAACTGTCGGTGTGACTGATGGTTCTGTGTCTGAAGTATCATTTTAGGGACGAAAAGTACTTTTTGGAGGAACCATTTCAACCAAAGTCCTACCACTCCTCAAATGCATAAACTTTCAAACATTGAAAATATTTCATGTaaaaaaacagaaataaaaaaGTAATGCAACACTTTCTTgcaaaaaaaaaatttttttgCACAAAAAGGTCTCACTGGGCGTGTCAATTTGTTCACAGGTGTTTTTACCAAACAATCACAAGTTTAATTTGCTTGTGAGATTAACTCGAAAAATCTCTGATGCAATATGTGCAAAATAAATGTACAAGGAAAATGCATGTGAAGTGAATGTGAATGTCAGTGTGAAGATAAAATGGACAGAAACTTTAATAACGAAAAAACTTGAATCAGTGTAATAAATGAAAAGTGCAATAAATGACATTAAACGAAAAATACAGTAAAAGTAAAGTCTTTTAATTAAGAAAACATAAAGAGAACGAAAGAAAGGGACACATACTCATACATGTTACTCACAGATTACTTTGCTATTTGATTTGGGTACTCCAGTTTTATAGAGAAGTATATGAATTTTGCGATCTTAATTACAATGCACGAGCCTAttatttatactaaactaaagatAATTGTCTCCGACAGTTTATTCCTAAAAAATTGACACGTATTAACGTAAGACT containing:
- the LOC127082914 gene encoding asparagine synthetase [glutamine-hydrolyzing] 3, which codes for MCGILAVLGVVDNSISKRARIIELSRRLKHRGPDWSGLHSHQDCYLAHQRLAIVDPTSGDQPLYNEDKTVIVTVNGEIYNHKKLKQNLTSHQFRTGSDCEVIAHLYEEHGEEFVDMLDGMFSFVLLDTKDKSFIAARDAIGITPLYLGWGHDGSIWFASEMKALVDDCERLICFPPGHIYSSKQGGLRRWYNPTWFSEQIPSTPYDPTILRETFERAVVKRLMTDVPFGVLLSGGLDSSLVAAVANRYLAQSDAARQWGSQLHTFCIGLKGSPDLKAAKEVADYLGTRHHELHFTVQEGIDALEEVIYHTETYDVTTVRASTPMFLMSRKIKSLGVKMVLSGEGSDEIFGGYLYFHKAPNKEELHEETCRKIKALHLYDCLRANKSTSAWGIEARVPFLDKDFISTAMAIDPEWKLIRPDLKRIEKWVVRNAFDDDENPYLPKHILYRQKEQFSDGVGYSWIDGLKDHASAQVTDAMLKHANFVYPENTPTTKEGYYYRTIFEKLFPKSAARLTVPGGPSVACSTAKAVEWDAAWSKNLDPSGRAALGVHSDAYKDAADTKIAEPENGSL
- the LOC127079748 gene encoding uncharacterized protein LOC127079748 — its product is MHFNNYIDRCHTRPFDEIVIYFGWLVCRSHLTAPHLPERVMRKFDYTQTIPRQPVVSSHPALTRRHIKDMFDDYESHLVPEKTRDTISESDYSYVEGYIRWLFRVSHAYMVHAALEDSPILAHQEILEEEQDQLDHNADVLPMCYRILEIARADIDDDVFPDGFGVRRVLHDIMAEAHEALLYRRHHQSIGGLMTGEVDERLSDTH